From one Bos indicus x Bos taurus breed Angus x Brahman F1 hybrid chromosome 7, Bos_hybrid_MaternalHap_v2.0, whole genome shotgun sequence genomic stretch:
- the LOC113895237 gene encoding protocadherin gamma-C4 isoform X5 — MLGKVRGWVQICRGATLLFLFCHLGYVGGQIRYPVPEESQEGTFVGNVAQDFLLDTESLAARRLQVAGEVNQRHFRVDLDSGALLIKNPIDREALCGLSASCIVPLEFVTEGPLEMYRAEVEIVDVNDHAPRFPRQQLDLEIGEAAPPGQRFPLEKAQDADVGSNSISSYRLSSNEHFALDVKKRSDGSLVPELLLEKPLDREKQSDYRLVLTAVDGGNPPRSGTAELRVSVLDVNDNAPAFQQSSYRISVLESAPAGMLLIQLNASDPDLGPSGNVTFSFSGHTPDRVRSLFSLHPTNGKLTLQGPLDFESENYYEFDVRARDGGSPAMEQHCSLRVDLLDVNDNAPHITVTSELGTLPESAEPGTVVALISVQDPDSGSNGDVSLRIPDHLPFALKSAFRNQFSLVTAGPLDREAKSSYDIMVTASDAGSPPLSTHRTIFLNISDVNDNPPSFFQRSHEVFVPENNRPGDLLCSLAASDPDSGLNALISYSLLEPRNRDVSASSFISLNPQTGAVHATRSFDYEQTQTLQFEVQARDRGNPPLSSTVTVRLFVLDLNDNAPAVLRPRARPGSLCPQALPPSVGAGHLVTKVTAVDLDSGYNAWVSYQLLEAPDPSLFAVSRYAGEVRTAVPIPADLPPQKLVIVVKDSGSPPLSTSVTLLVSLEEDTHPVVPDLRESSAPREGESRLTLYLAVSLVAICFVSFGSFVALISKCLRGAACGMTCFPAGTCACLTRSRRREGLPPSNGILRIQLGSDDPIKFVDVGGHSHGCTPLASAPTRSDSFMMVKSPSAPMAGEPVRPSCPPSDLLYGLEQAPPNTDWRFSQAQRPGTSGSQNGDETGTWPNNQFDTEMLQAMILASASEAADGSSTLGGGAGTMGLSARYGPQFTLQHVPDYRQNVYIPGSNATLTNAAGKRDGKAPAGGNGNKKKSGKKEKK, encoded by the exons ATGCTCGGCAAGGTGAGAGGCTGGGTACAAATCTGCCGGGGGGCTacccttttgttccttttttgccACCTGGGTTACGTTGGTGGGCAGATCCGATACCCGGTCCCAGAGGAGTCACAGGAAGGGACTTTTGTGGGGAATGTCGCCCAAGATTTCCTGCTGGATACCGAGAGCTTGGCAGCTCGTAGGCTGCAGGTCGCTGGAGAGGTGAACCAAAGACACTTCCGTGTGGATTTGGACAGCGGTGCCCTGCTCATCAAGAATCCAATCGATCGAGAGGCACTGTGTGGGCTCAGTGCCAGCTGTATTGTGCCCCTGGAGTTTGTAACAGAAGGGCCTTTGGAAATGTACCGAGCAGAGGTAGAAATTGTGGATGTGAATGATCACGCCCCCCGATTCCCTCGGCAGCAGCTGGACTTGGAAATTGGGGAGGCAGCTCCTCCAGGACAGCGTTTCCCCTTGGAAAAGGCTCAGGATGCAGATGTGGGGAGCAACTCCATCAGCAGCTATAGACTAAGCTCCAATGAACACTTTGCCCTAGATGTCAAGAAGCGCAGCGACGGCAGCCTGGTCCCAGAGCTGCTCTTGGAGAAACCTTTGGATCGGGAAAAGCAGTCAGACTACCGCCTAGTGCTGACTGCTGTGGATGGCGGGAACCCCCCGAGATCTGGCACGGCAGAGCTGCGGGTGTCAGTGCTGGACGTGAATGACAACGCCCCAGCCTTCCAGCAATCCAGCTATAGGATTAGCGTCTTGGAGAGCGCGCCAGCCGGCATGCTGCTCATCCAGCTCAATGCCTCCGACCCAGACCTGGGTCCCAGTGGTAACgtcaccttttctttcagtggtcACACCCCTGATCGTGTGAGAAGCCTCTTCAGCCTGCACCCCACTAATGGAAAGCTTACTCTTCAAGGACCCCTAGACTTTGAGAGTGAGAATTACTACGAATTTGATGTGCGGGCTCGAGATGGGGGCTCTCCAGCCATGGAGCAACATTGCAGCCTTCGGGTGGATCTCCTAGATGTGAATGACAACGCCCCCCACATCACAGTGACCTCAGAGCTGGGGACTCTCCCCGAGAGTGCAGAGCCTGGCACTGTGGTGGCACTCATCAGTGTGCAGGACCCTGACTCAGGTTCAAATGGGGACGTGAGCCTCCGTATTCCTGACCATTTGCCCTTTGCCCTCAAGTCCGCCTTCAGGAACCAGTTCTCCCTGGTGACTGCTGGGCCCTTGGACCGAGAGGCCAAATCCAGCTATGATATCATGGTCACtgcttctgatgctgggagcccTCCTCTGAGTACCCACAGGACCATTTTCCTTAACATTTCGGATGTGAATGATAACCCACCCTCTTTCTTCCAGAGGTCACATGAGGTGTTTGTTCCAGAGAACAATCGCCCAGGGGACCTGCTCTGCTCCCTTGCGGCCTCTGATCCCGACTCTGGCTTGAATGCGCTTATCTCCTACTCTCTCCTCGAGCCCAGAAATCGAGATGTGTCAGCATCCTCCTTCATCTCCCTGAACCCCCAGACGGGAGCTGTTCATGCGACTCGATCCTTTGACTATGAGCAAACACAGACGCTGCAGTTTGAGGTGCAAGCCCGGGATCGGGGCAACCCACCCCTTAGTAGCACTGTGACTGTTCGTCTGTTTGTGCTGGACCTCAATGACAACGCCCCAGCTGTACTCCGCCCTAGGGCTCGGCCTGGTTCCTTATGTCCCCAAGCACTGCCTCCATCAGTTGGTGCTGGCCACCTAGTCACAAAGGTGACCGCTGTGGACTTGGATTCAGGTTACAATGCTTGGGTTTCGTATCAGCTCCTGGAGGCCCCAGATCCCAGCCTGTTTGCAGTCTCCCGCTATGCCGGGGAGGTGCGGACAGCTGTTCCTATCCCAGCTGATCTCCCGCCACAGAAGCTGGTCATTGTGGTAAAGGACAGTGGTAGCCCACCACTCTCTACCTCCGTCACACTCCTGGTGTCCTTGGAAGAAGACACTCATCCAGTTGTCCCTGATCTTCGAGAGTCTTCGGCTCCAAGGGAAGGAGAATCCCGCTTGACCCTCTACTTGGCTGTATCTCTAGTGGCAATTTGCTTTGTTTCCTTTGGCTCATTCGTGGCGCTCATCTCGAAGTGCCTGCGTGGGGCTGCCTGTGGAATGACCTGCTTTCCTGCTGGCACCTGTGCCTGTCTCACCCGGTCTCGAAGGAGGGAGGGGCTTCCTCCTTCCAATGGGATCCTCCGAATCCAGCTAGGGTCAGATGATCCTATCAAGTTCGTTGATGTGGGCGGCCACTCTCATGGCTGTACACCCTTGGCTTCTGCACCCACTCGGAGTGATAGCTTCATGATGGTGAAGTCACCCAGTGCACCTATGGCAGGGGAACCCGTTCGCCCAAGCTGCCCACCCTCTGATCTTCTCTATGGGCTAGAG CAAGCCCCACCCAACACGGATTGGCGATTCTCTCAGGCCCAGAGACCCGGCACCAGCGG ATCCCAAAATGGCGATGAAACAGGCACCTGGCCCAACAACCAGTTCGACACAGAGATGCTACAAGCCATGATCTTGGCCTCCGCCAGTG
- the LOC113895237 gene encoding protocadherin gamma-C5 isoform X4, producing MGPKTPPQLAGKWQVLCMLSLCCWGWVSGQLHYSVVEESEPGTLVGNVAQDLGLKVADLLSRRLRLGAEENGQYFSLSLMSGALAVNQKIDRESLCAASTSCLLPVQVVTEHPLELIRVEVEILDLNDNSPSFATPEREIRISESAALGARFPLDSAQDPDVGTNTVSFYTLSPSSHFSLNVKTLKDGKLFPELVLEQQLDRETQARHQLVLTAVDGGVPARSGTTLISVTVLDINDNAPTFQSSVLRVGLPENAPVGTLLLRLNATDPDEGTNGQLDYSFGDHTSEAVRNLFGLDPSSGAIHVLGPIDFEESSFYEIHARARDQGQPAMEGHCVIQVDVGDANDNAPEVLLASLVNPVLESTPVGTVVGLFNVRDRDSGRNGEVSLDLSSDLPFQIKPSENHYSLLTSQPLDREATSHYIIELLAHDAGSPPLHAHLTIRLNISDVNDNAPYFTQQLYTAYIPENRPPGSLLCTVAASDPDTGDNARLTYSIVGNQIQGSPASSFVYVNPEDGRIFAQRTFDYELLQMLQIVVGVRDSGSPPLHANTSLHVFVLDQNDNAPTVLHPRPGREFSLPQRLPRSAPPGSLVTKVTAVDADAGHNAWLSYSLLPQSTAPGLFLVSAHTGEVRTARALLEDDADTQQVVVLVRDNGDPSLSSTATVLLVLEDEDPEEMPKSRDFLTHPPERSDLTLYLIVALAATSLLSLVTFTFLSAKCLRGDGDGGGGQCCGRQDSPSREFYKQSSPNLQVSSDGTLKYMEVTLRPTDSHSHCYRTCFSPASDGSDFTFLRPLSVQQPSAFAPEPDAFRSRSNTLLERSQQAPPNTDWRFSQAQRPGTSGSQNGDETGTWPNNQFDTEMLQAMILASASEAADGSSTLGGGAGTMGLSARYGPQFTLQHVPDYRQNVYIPGSNATLTNAAGKRDGKAPAGGNGNKKKSGKKEKK from the exons ATGGGGCCCAAGACACCCCCACAGCTCGCTGGGAAATGGCAAGTGCTGTGCATGTTGTCCTTGTGCTGCTGGGGCTGGGTGTCTGGGCAGCTTCATTACTCTGTGGTGGAGGAGTCTGAGCCAGGGACGCTGGTGGGGAACGTTGCTCAGGATCTAGGCTTAAAGGTGGCAGATCTGTTGAGCCGCCGGCTGCGGTTGGGCGCTGAGGAGAATGGGCAATATTTTTCCCTGAGCTTGATGAGTGGTGCTCTGGCAGTGAATCAGAAAATTGACCGAGAGAGCCTGTGTGCAGCCAGCACCAGCTGCCTGCTGCCAGTACAGGTGGTGACCGAACACCCCCTGGAACTAATCCGTGTAGAGGTGGAAATCCTGGATCTCAATGACAACTCTCCGAGCTTTGCCACCCCTGAGCGAGAGATACGCATCTCAGAGTCAGCTGCACTGGGGGCACGGTTCCCACTGGATAGTGCCCAGGATCCTGACGTGGGCACCAATACTGTGAGCTTCTATACTCTAAGCCCCAGCAGCCACTTTTCTCTGAATGTGAAGACCCTAAAAGATGGGAAGCTGTTCCCAGAACTGGTGCTGGAGCAGCAGCTAGACCGTGAAACCCAGGCAAGACATCAGCTGGTGCTCACTGCTGTGGATGGGGGCGTCCCAGCCCGCTCAGGGACCACCCTTATCTCTGTCACTGTGCTGGATATCAATGATAATGCTCCAACCTTCCAGTCCTCAGTTCTACGTGTGGGACTTCCAGAGAATGCACCCGTGGGCACACTGCTGCTGCGCCTCAACGCCACTGATCCAGACGAGGGCACCAATGGCCAACTAGACTATTCTTTTGGAGACCATACGTCTGAGGCAGTGCGGAACCTCTTTGGCCTAGACCCTAGCAGTGGAGCAATCCATGTATTGGGTCCCATTGACTTCGAGGAGTCAAGTTTTTATGAAATTCATGCAAGAGCCCGTGACCAAGGACAGCCAGCCATGGAAGGCCACTGTGTGATTCAAGTGGATGTGGGGGATGCCAATGACAATGCCCCAGAGGTACTACTGGCCTCTTTGGTCAACCCTGTCCTGGAGAGCACACCAGTGGGCACGGTAGTGGGATTGTTTAATGTGCGGGACCGAGACTCAGGGAGAAATGGTGAAGTGAGCCTTGATCTCTCTTCAGACCTGCCATTTCAGATTAAACCTTCTGAGAACCACTACTCACTCCTAACCAGTCAGCCTTTGGACCGTGAGGCTACATCCCACTATATCATTGAGCTGCTGGCCCATGATGCGGGCTCGCCTCCCTTGCACGCACATCTCACCATCAGGCTCAACATTTCAGATGTAAATGACAACGCACCCTACTTCACCCAGCAGCTCTACACGGCTTACATCCCAGAAAACCGGCCTCCAGGCTCCCTTCTCTGCACCGTGGCTGCCTCCGATCCAGACACTGGGGATAACGCCCGCCTTACCTACTCTATTGTAGGGAACCAGATTCAgggctccccagcctcctcctttGTGTATGTCAACCCCGAGGATGGGCGGATCTTTGCCCAGCGTACTTTCGACTACGAACTGCTGCAGATGCTGCAGATTGTGGTGGGCGTTCGAGACTCTGGCTCTCCCCCGTTGCACGCCAACACCTCTCTCCACGTGTTTGTCCTGGACCAGAATGATAATGCCCCAACTGTGCTGCACCCTAGACCGGGTCGGGAATTCTCACTCCCCCAGCGTCTCCCTCGCTCTGCCCCTCCTGGCTCCTTGGTCACCAAGGTGACAGCTGTAGATGCTGATGCAGGCCACAACGCCTGGCTCTCCTATTCATTGTTGCCACAGTCCACAGCCCCAGGGCTGTTCCTGGTATCTGCACACACTGGTGAGGTGCGAACAGCCCGGGCCTTACTGGAGGATGACGCTGACACCCAGCAGGTGGTGGTCCTGGTGAGGGACAATGGTGACCCTTCACTCTCCTCCACAGCCACAGTGCTGCTGGTTCTGGAAGATGAGGACCCTGAGGAAATGCCCAAATCCAGGGACTTCCTCACACACCCTCCTGAGCGTTCAGACCTTACCCTTTACCTCATTGTGGCTCTTGCGGCCACCAGCCTCTTATCCTTAGTCACCTTCACCTTTCTGTCAGCTAAGTGCCTTCGGGGGgacggggatgggggtgggggtcagtgCTGCGGGCGCCAGGACTCGCCCTCCCGGGAGTTCTATAAGCAATCCAGCCCCAACCTACAGGTGAGCTCAGACGGCACACTCAAGTATATGGAGGTGACGCTGCGGCCCACAGACTCGCACAGCCATTGCTACAGGACGTGCTTTTCACCAGCCTCTGACggcagtgacttcacttttctaaGGCCCCTCAGCGTTCAGCAGCCCTCAGCTTTCGCACCGGAGCCCGACGCCTTCCGGTCCCGCTCTAACACACTGCTGGAGCGGAGCCAG CAAGCCCCACCCAACACGGATTGGCGATTCTCTCAGGCCCAGAGACCCGGCACCAGCGG ATCCCAAAATGGCGATGAAACAGGCACCTGGCCCAACAACCAGTTCGACACAGAGATGCTACAAGCCATGATCTTGGCCTCCGCCAGTG
- the LOC113895237 gene encoding protocadherin gamma-C5 isoform X26 translates to MGPKTPPQLAGKWQVLCMLSLCCWGWVSGQLHYSVVEESEPGTLVGNVAQDLGLKVADLLSRRLRLGAEENGQYFSLSLMSGALAVNQKIDRESLCAASTSCLLPVQVVTEHPLELIRVEVEILDLNDNSPSFATPEREIRISESAALGARFPLDSAQDPDVGTNTVSFYTLSPSSHFSLNVKTLKDGKLFPELVLEQQLDRETQARHQLVLTAVDGGVPARSGTTLISVTVLDINDNAPTFQSSVLRVGLPENAPVGTLLLRLNATDPDEGTNGQLDYSFGDHTSEAVRNLFGLDPSSGAIHVLGPIDFEESSFYEIHARARDQGQPAMEGHCVIQVDVGDANDNAPEVLLASLVNPVLESTPVGTVVGLFNVRDRDSGRNGEVSLDLSSDLPFQIKPSENHYSLLTSQPLDREATSHYIIELLAHDAGSPPLHAHLTIRLNISDVNDNAPYFTQQLYTAYIPENRPPGSLLCTVAASDPDTGDNARLTYSIVGNQIQGSPASSFVYVNPEDGRIFAQRTFDYELLQMLQIVVGVRDSGSPPLHANTSLHVFVLDQNDNAPTVLHPRPGREFSLPQRLPRSAPPGSLVTKVTAVDADAGHNAWLSYSLLPQSTAPGLFLVSAHTGEVRTARALLEDDADTQQVVVLVSSDGTLKYMEVTLRPTDSHSHCYRTCFSPASDGSDFTFLRPLSVQQPSAFAPEPDAFRSRSNTLLERSQQAPPNTDWRFSQAQRPGTSGSQNGDETGTWPNNQFDTEMLQAMILASASEAADGSSTLGGGAGTMGLSARYGPQFTLQHVPDYRQNVYIPGSNATLTNAAGKRDGKAPAGGNGNKKKSGKKEKK, encoded by the exons ATGGGGCCCAAGACACCCCCACAGCTCGCTGGGAAATGGCAAGTGCTGTGCATGTTGTCCTTGTGCTGCTGGGGCTGGGTGTCTGGGCAGCTTCATTACTCTGTGGTGGAGGAGTCTGAGCCAGGGACGCTGGTGGGGAACGTTGCTCAGGATCTAGGCTTAAAGGTGGCAGATCTGTTGAGCCGCCGGCTGCGGTTGGGCGCTGAGGAGAATGGGCAATATTTTTCCCTGAGCTTGATGAGTGGTGCTCTGGCAGTGAATCAGAAAATTGACCGAGAGAGCCTGTGTGCAGCCAGCACCAGCTGCCTGCTGCCAGTACAGGTGGTGACCGAACACCCCCTGGAACTAATCCGTGTAGAGGTGGAAATCCTGGATCTCAATGACAACTCTCCGAGCTTTGCCACCCCTGAGCGAGAGATACGCATCTCAGAGTCAGCTGCACTGGGGGCACGGTTCCCACTGGATAGTGCCCAGGATCCTGACGTGGGCACCAATACTGTGAGCTTCTATACTCTAAGCCCCAGCAGCCACTTTTCTCTGAATGTGAAGACCCTAAAAGATGGGAAGCTGTTCCCAGAACTGGTGCTGGAGCAGCAGCTAGACCGTGAAACCCAGGCAAGACATCAGCTGGTGCTCACTGCTGTGGATGGGGGCGTCCCAGCCCGCTCAGGGACCACCCTTATCTCTGTCACTGTGCTGGATATCAATGATAATGCTCCAACCTTCCAGTCCTCAGTTCTACGTGTGGGACTTCCAGAGAATGCACCCGTGGGCACACTGCTGCTGCGCCTCAACGCCACTGATCCAGACGAGGGCACCAATGGCCAACTAGACTATTCTTTTGGAGACCATACGTCTGAGGCAGTGCGGAACCTCTTTGGCCTAGACCCTAGCAGTGGAGCAATCCATGTATTGGGTCCCATTGACTTCGAGGAGTCAAGTTTTTATGAAATTCATGCAAGAGCCCGTGACCAAGGACAGCCAGCCATGGAAGGCCACTGTGTGATTCAAGTGGATGTGGGGGATGCCAATGACAATGCCCCAGAGGTACTACTGGCCTCTTTGGTCAACCCTGTCCTGGAGAGCACACCAGTGGGCACGGTAGTGGGATTGTTTAATGTGCGGGACCGAGACTCAGGGAGAAATGGTGAAGTGAGCCTTGATCTCTCTTCAGACCTGCCATTTCAGATTAAACCTTCTGAGAACCACTACTCACTCCTAACCAGTCAGCCTTTGGACCGTGAGGCTACATCCCACTATATCATTGAGCTGCTGGCCCATGATGCGGGCTCGCCTCCCTTGCACGCACATCTCACCATCAGGCTCAACATTTCAGATGTAAATGACAACGCACCCTACTTCACCCAGCAGCTCTACACGGCTTACATCCCAGAAAACCGGCCTCCAGGCTCCCTTCTCTGCACCGTGGCTGCCTCCGATCCAGACACTGGGGATAACGCCCGCCTTACCTACTCTATTGTAGGGAACCAGATTCAgggctccccagcctcctcctttGTGTATGTCAACCCCGAGGATGGGCGGATCTTTGCCCAGCGTACTTTCGACTACGAACTGCTGCAGATGCTGCAGATTGTGGTGGGCGTTCGAGACTCTGGCTCTCCCCCGTTGCACGCCAACACCTCTCTCCACGTGTTTGTCCTGGACCAGAATGATAATGCCCCAACTGTGCTGCACCCTAGACCGGGTCGGGAATTCTCACTCCCCCAGCGTCTCCCTCGCTCTGCCCCTCCTGGCTCCTTGGTCACCAAGGTGACAGCTGTAGATGCTGATGCAGGCCACAACGCCTGGCTCTCCTATTCATTGTTGCCACAGTCCACAGCCCCAGGGCTGTTCCTGGTATCTGCACACACTGGTGAGGTGCGAACAGCCCGGGCCTTACTGGAGGATGACGCTGACACCCAGCAGGTGGTGGTCCTG GTGAGCTCAGACGGCACACTCAAGTATATGGAGGTGACGCTGCGGCCCACAGACTCGCACAGCCATTGCTACAGGACGTGCTTTTCACCAGCCTCTGACggcagtgacttcacttttctaaGGCCCCTCAGCGTTCAGCAGCCCTCAGCTTTCGCACCGGAGCCCGACGCCTTCCGGTCCCGCTCTAACACACTGCTGGAGCGGAGCCAG CAAGCCCCACCCAACACGGATTGGCGATTCTCTCAGGCCCAGAGACCCGGCACCAGCGG ATCCCAAAATGGCGATGAAACAGGCACCTGGCCCAACAACCAGTTCGACACAGAGATGCTACAAGCCATGATCTTGGCCTCCGCCAGTG
- the LOC113895237 gene encoding protocadherin gamma-C3 isoform X6 codes for MVPEAWRGGLVSTGRVVGVLLLLGALHKASAAVIRYEILEEREKGFVVGNVVRDLDLDLGSLSARRLRVVSGASRRFFEVNWETGEMFVNDRLDREELCGTLPSCTITLELVVERPLELFSAEVVIQDINDNNPSFPTREMKLEISEAVAPGTRFPLESAHDPDVGSNSLQTYELSRNEYFALRVQTREDSTKYAELVLERALDREREPDLQLVLTALDGGTPARSASLPIRIVVLDANDNAPTFNQSLYRARVLEDAPPGTRVVQVRATDLDEGPNGEIIYSFGSHNRAGVRELFSLDLVTGVLTVKGRLDFEDAKLHEIYIQAKDKGANPEGAHCKVLVEVVDVNDNAPEITVTSVYSPVPEDAPLGTVIALLSVTDLDAGENGLVTCEVPPGLPFSLTSSLKNYFTLKTSAALDRETVPEYNLSITARDAGTPSLSALTTVRVQVSDINDNPPQSSQSSYNVYVEENNLPGVPILNLSVWDPDAPQNARLSFFLLEQGGETGLVGRYFTINRDSGVVSSLVPLDHEDRREFELTAHISDGGTPVLATNISVNVFVTDRNDNAPQVLYPRPGQSSVEMLPRGTAAGYLVTRVVGWDPDAGHNAWLSYSLLGAPNQSLFAVGLHTGQITTARPVQDTDSPRQTLTVLIRDNGEPSLSTTATLTVSVTEESPEALAEFPAGSAPREQNKNLTFYLLLSLILVSVGFAVTVLGVIIFKVYKWKQSRDLYRAPVSSLYRTPGPSLHADAVRGGLMAPHLYHQVYLTTDSRRSDPLLKKPGAASPLASRQNTLRSLDPVFYRQVLGAESSPPGQQAPPNTDWRFSQAQRPGTSGSQNGDETGTWPNNQFDTEMLQAMILASASEAADGSSTLGGGAGTMGLSARYGPQFTLQHVPDYRQNVYIPGSNATLTNAAGKRDGKAPAGGNGNKKKSGKKEKK; via the exons ATGGTCCCAGAGGCCTGGAGGGGCGGACTGGTAAGCACCGGGAGAGTGGTGGGAGTTTTGTTGCTTCTGGGTGCCTTGCACAAGGCTTCCGCCGCCGTCATTCGCTATGAGATcctggaggaaagagagaagggttTCGTGGTGGGCAACGTGGTCAGGGACCTTGACTTGGATCTCGGCAGCCTGTCAGCTCGCAGGCTCCGGGTGGTGTCCGGAGCTAGCCGAAGATTCTTTGAGGTGAACTGGGAGACCGGAGAGATGTTCGTGAACGATCGCCTGGATCGAGAGGAGCTGTGTGGGACCCTGCCCTCCTGTACCATAACTCTGGAGTTGGTAGTGGAGAGGCCTCTAGAGTTGTTTAGCGCGGAAGTGGTGATCCAAGACATCAACGACAACAATCCCTCTTTTCCTACTCGGGAAATGAAATTGGAGATTAGCGAGGCCGTGGCGCCAGGAACGCGCTTTCCGCTCGAGAGCGCGCACGATCCCGATGTGGGAAGCAACTCTTTACAAACCTATGAGCTGAGCCGAAACGAGTACTTTGCGCTTCGAGTGCAGACTCGGGAAGACAGCACTAAGTACGCAGAGCTGGTCCTGGAGCGCGCCCTGGACCGGGAGCGAGAACCAGATCTCCAGCTGGTGCTGACGGCGTTGGATGGAGGAACTCCGGCTCGCTCCGCCAGCCTTCCTATTCGAATCGTTGTGCTGGACGCGAATGACAATGCACCCACCTTCAACCAGTCCTTGTACCGGGCGCGTGTCCTGGAGGATGCACCCCCCGGCACTCGTGTGGTCCAAGTCCGTGCAACCGATCTGGATGAAGGCCCCAACGGCGAAATCATTTACTCCTTCGGCAGCCACAACCGTGCTGGCGTGCGGGAACTATTCTCCTTGGACCTTGTTACCGGGGTGCTGACAGTCAAGGGTCGACTGGACTTCGAAGACGCCAAACTCCATGAGATTTACATACAGGCCAAAGACAAGGGCGCCAATCCCGAAGGAGCACACTGTAAAGTTTTGGTAGAGGTTGTGGACGTAAATGACAATGCTCCGGAGATCACAGTCACCTCTGTATACAGCCCAGTCCCCGAGGACGCCCCTCTCGGAACTGTCATTGCTTTGCTCAGTGTGACCGATCTGGATGCTGGGGAGAACGGGCTGGTGACATGCGAGGTTCCACCAGGTCTCCCTTTTAGCCTTACATCTTCCCTCAAGAATTACTTCACTTTGAAAACCAGCGCAGCCCTGGATCGGGAGACCGTGCCAGAATACAACCTCAGCATCACGGCTCGAGATGCGGGAACCCCTTCCCTCTCAGCCCTCACGACAGTGCGGGTGCAAGTGTCCGACATCAACGACAACCCTCCACAATCTTCCCAGTCCTCCTACAATGTTTACGTTGAGGAAAATAACCTGCCTGGTGTTCCAATACTAAACCTAAGTGTCTGGGACCCCGACGCCCCGCAGAATGCTcgcctttccttctttctcttagaGCAAGGAGGTGAAACAGGCCTAGTGGGTCGCTATTTTACGATAAATCGTGACAGTGGCGTCGTGTCGTCCTTAGTGCCCCTGGACCATGAGGATCggcgtgagtttgagttaacAGCTCACATCAGTGATGGGGGCACTCCTGTCCTGGCTACCAACATAAGtgtgaatgtatttgtcactgaTCGCAATGACAATGCCCCCCAGGTCCTATACCCCCGGCCTGGCCAGAGCTCAGTGGAGATGTTGCCTCGAGGTACTGCTGCTGGCTACCTGGTCACACGGGTGGTGGGCTGGGACCCAGATGCAGGGCACAACGCCTGGCTCTCCTACAGCCTCTTGGGAGCCCCTAACCAGAGCCTTTTTGCTGTGGGACTTCACACGGGTCAAATCACCACTGCCCGCCCAGTCCAGGATACAGATTCGCCCAGGCAGACTCTCACGGTATTGATCAGAGACAATGGGGAGCCATCGCTGTCCACTACTGCGACCCTGACTGTGTCAGTAACTGAGGAATCTCCTGAAGCCCTGGCTGAGTTCCCTGCTGGCTCTGCCCCCAGGGAGCAGAATAAAAATCTCACCTTTTATCTACTTCTCTCTCTAATCCTGGTCTCCGTGGGGTTCGCAGTCACAGTATTAGGAGTGATCATATTCAAAGTTTACAAATGGAAGCAGTCCAGGGACCTATACCGAGCCCCGGTGAGCTCCCTGTACCGAACACCAGGGCCCTCTCTGCACGCAGATGCTGTGCGGGGAGGCCTGATGGCCCCACACCTTTACCATCAGGTGTACCTTACCACTGACTCGAGACGCAGTGACCCACTGCTGAAGAAACCGGGTGCTGCAAGCCCACTGGCCAGCCGCCAGAACACTCTGCGGAGCCTCGATCCAGTGTTCTATAGGCAAGTGTTGGGTGCAGAGAGCTCCCCTCCTGGACAG CAAGCCCCACCCAACACGGATTGGCGATTCTCTCAGGCCCAGAGACCCGGCACCAGCGG ATCCCAAAATGGCGATGAAACAGGCACCTGGCCCAACAACCAGTTCGACACAGAGATGCTACAAGCCATGATCTTGGCCTCCGCCAGTG